In one window of Corallococcus macrosporus DNA:
- a CDS encoding agmatine deiminase family protein has protein sequence MSGCLAVTALFSGACGPSDESGLAQDESRRVAAQEAAPADQVLPRYETTNENTVRALAAGDAFWAWQCDPATYGFTAAGTGARFPTEAESTTGVLIGWPDYGCTVPELAGLVKAGLQGNTQVSILTAPNNNNGVTSCLRRAGLTDAQLARVEYVPVDVDSVWIRDYGPEILTKTDGSRRFVDMSYYPLTSSTCGNMQGRVRDDASPSRLAALWNTEVVRPKVRLEGGNLQTDGRGTCFRAQRNAEARNNFSEWQYTPDELNEVIGAAHNCKVQVMESLVGGVIDHIDMFMTVISSKTILMGQYDPADDATNAAILDRNAARLVGLGYRVVRVPMPKSYCRKVLSGCTGQPQQIQACDGTNERIWATYMNSIRLGNVVAVPVYKWVPEADKATVAAQEAQALSIYQTELDREFGKGKVKVVTVQGDSLIPCQGSLHCTTMTYK, from the coding sequence ATGAGCGGTTGCCTTGCGGTCACGGCCCTGTTTTCGGGCGCATGCGGTCCCTCGGACGAGTCCGGGCTCGCGCAGGACGAGTCGCGGCGCGTGGCCGCACAGGAGGCCGCGCCGGCTGACCAGGTGCTCCCGCGCTACGAGACGACGAACGAGAACACGGTGCGCGCGCTCGCCGCGGGCGATGCGTTCTGGGCGTGGCAGTGCGACCCGGCTACCTACGGCTTCACCGCCGCGGGCACTGGCGCGCGCTTCCCCACCGAGGCGGAGAGCACCACGGGCGTGCTGATTGGCTGGCCGGACTACGGCTGCACGGTGCCGGAACTCGCCGGCCTGGTGAAGGCGGGCCTGCAGGGCAATACCCAGGTCAGCATCCTCACCGCGCCCAACAACAACAACGGCGTGACGAGCTGCCTGCGCCGCGCGGGCCTCACGGACGCGCAGCTCGCGCGCGTGGAGTACGTGCCGGTGGACGTGGACTCCGTGTGGATCCGCGACTACGGCCCGGAGATCCTCACCAAGACGGACGGCAGCCGCCGCTTCGTGGACATGAGCTACTACCCGCTCACCTCCAGCACCTGCGGGAACATGCAGGGCCGCGTGCGCGACGATGCCTCGCCCAGCCGCCTCGCGGCACTGTGGAACACCGAGGTGGTGCGCCCCAAGGTGCGGCTCGAGGGCGGCAACCTGCAGACGGACGGCAGGGGCACCTGCTTCCGCGCGCAGCGCAACGCCGAGGCCCGCAACAACTTCAGCGAGTGGCAGTACACCCCGGACGAGCTGAACGAGGTGATTGGCGCCGCGCACAACTGCAAGGTGCAGGTGATGGAGTCACTGGTGGGCGGCGTCATCGACCACATCGACATGTTCATGACCGTCATCTCCTCGAAGACCATCCTCATGGGGCAGTACGACCCGGCGGATGACGCGACCAATGCGGCCATCCTGGACCGCAATGCCGCCAGGCTCGTGGGCCTCGGCTACCGCGTGGTGCGCGTGCCCATGCCCAAGAGCTACTGCCGCAAGGTGCTCTCCGGCTGCACCGGCCAGCCGCAGCAGATCCAGGCCTGCGACGGCACCAATGAGCGCATCTGGGCCACGTACATGAACAGCATCCGGCTCGGCAACGTGGTGGCGGTGCCCGTGTACAAGTGGGTTCCCGAGGCCGACAAGGCCACCGTCGCGGCGCAGGAGGCGCAAGCGCTCTCCATCTACCAGACCGAGCTGGACCGCGAGTTCGGCAAGGGCAAGGTCAAGGTCGTGACCGTGCAGGGTGACAGCCTCATCCCCTGCCAGGGCTCGCTGCACTGCACCACGATGACCTACAAGTAG
- a CDS encoding putative immunity protein, whose amino-acid sequence MPILPKERDPRFITLRRGGSLTDEHHHLLAEWAAVCAEHVLPLFEKASPKDTRPRDAIAVGRAWIRGEVPMRDAHKTAFVANAAGRGLPDPARFAALAAGQAVAVAHVAAHYLGAAAYALRAAASADEDDAEGARLKELGWQRKRIPAALRELVLEDQRARNAICWGVFTG is encoded by the coding sequence ATGCCGATCCTGCCGAAAGAGCGAGACCCCCGGTTCATCACGCTTCGTCGTGGTGGGAGCCTCACCGACGAGCACCACCACCTGCTGGCGGAGTGGGCCGCCGTCTGCGCGGAGCACGTGCTCCCCCTCTTCGAGAAGGCGTCCCCCAAGGACACGCGCCCCCGTGACGCCATCGCCGTGGGGCGGGCGTGGATAAGGGGCGAGGTGCCGATGCGGGACGCTCACAAGACCGCGTTCGTGGCGAACGCCGCGGGTCGTGGGTTGCCGGACCCGGCCAGGTTCGCCGCGCTCGCGGCAGGACAGGCGGTGGCCGTCGCCCACGTCGCCGCGCACTACCTGGGCGCGGCGGCGTATGCCCTCCGGGCCGCCGCTTCAGCCGACGAGGATGACGCGGAAGGGGCCCGGCTGAAGGAGCTCGGATGGCAGCGGAAGCGGATCCCGGCGGCCCTCCGTGAACTGGTCCTCGAAGACCAGCGAGCGCGCAACGCCATCTGCTGGGGCGTCTTCACCGGGTGA
- a CDS encoding sigma 54-interacting transcriptional regulator, which translates to MTDRAGSERDLYLDVLSILEAADTTEPWKRVLAGLVSQTGAESAYVELHPESSAGERVWTLFHGCSAGDRERIRAATSRGPIAASMASGSTVHTPFARLDVPVPASQNIPWVVLCVPLAGGASGALYLEGQPAGGAFPPEAVQTVENVARFLDTALRGRTLAGPVNTEDPTLPFRRRLRVDAFVGHSHALARVFEQVELAAARDDTVLIRGPLATGKTALARVIHEHSARKEGPFVEVDFITVPGDLIHGVLYGPSRRLLSRTYEKGKVEEAEGGTLFLDDIATVPLYWQGILLRLLEPQGAKPNRRVIAATHANLEELVAAGQFRQDLFLRLSGFTLHLPSLAERREDIRDLMDSLLGTLAEKRALPQLRPSRGLYELCETSDWPGNVRQLRNELEAALLQASREGTAFIEPRHLADGRRLREVSRTSFYEETRQFQQDLLRRELKANDWNVIEVARKLDLPRSHLYNLIQTLGLTRP; encoded by the coding sequence ATGACGGACCGAGCTGGGAGCGAGCGCGACCTGTACCTCGACGTGCTTTCCATCCTGGAGGCCGCGGACACCACCGAACCCTGGAAACGGGTCCTCGCCGGCCTGGTGTCGCAGACCGGCGCCGAGAGTGCCTACGTCGAGTTGCACCCGGAGTCCTCGGCGGGCGAGCGCGTGTGGACGTTGTTCCATGGGTGCTCAGCGGGTGACAGGGAGCGCATCCGTGCCGCCACGTCGCGCGGCCCCATCGCGGCGTCGATGGCGTCCGGGAGCACGGTGCACACACCATTCGCCCGGCTCGACGTGCCCGTCCCCGCGTCGCAGAACATTCCGTGGGTGGTGCTCTGCGTCCCACTGGCCGGAGGGGCGTCAGGAGCCCTCTACCTGGAGGGCCAGCCGGCTGGCGGAGCCTTCCCGCCCGAGGCCGTGCAAACGGTGGAGAACGTCGCGCGCTTCCTCGACACAGCCCTGCGGGGGCGCACGCTGGCAGGCCCGGTGAACACCGAGGACCCGACCTTGCCGTTCCGGCGGCGGCTCCGCGTGGACGCCTTCGTGGGGCACAGCCATGCCCTCGCGCGGGTCTTCGAACAGGTGGAGCTCGCCGCGGCGCGAGACGACACCGTGCTCATCCGGGGACCGCTGGCCACCGGGAAGACAGCGCTGGCGCGGGTCATCCACGAGCACAGCGCGCGCAAGGAAGGCCCTTTCGTGGAGGTCGACTTCATCACCGTTCCCGGTGACCTCATCCATGGCGTGCTCTACGGCCCAAGTCGCCGACTCCTCTCCAGAACGTACGAGAAGGGAAAGGTGGAGGAAGCGGAAGGCGGCACGCTGTTCCTGGACGACATCGCCACGGTGCCCCTCTACTGGCAGGGCATCCTGCTACGGCTGCTCGAGCCCCAGGGCGCGAAGCCGAACAGGCGGGTGATTGCCGCGACCCATGCGAATCTGGAGGAATTGGTCGCGGCGGGGCAGTTCCGGCAGGACCTCTTCCTCCGCCTGAGCGGCTTCACCCTCCACTTGCCGAGCCTCGCTGAACGGCGTGAGGACATCCGCGACCTGATGGACTCACTGTTGGGAACGCTGGCGGAGAAGCGGGCGCTCCCGCAGCTTCGTCCCTCGCGCGGGCTCTATGAGCTCTGTGAGACCTCGGACTGGCCTGGCAACGTGCGGCAGCTGCGAAACGAGCTGGAGGCAGCACTCCTCCAGGCCTCCAGGGAAGGAACCGCCTTCATCGAGCCAAGGCACCTCGCGGATGGGCGCCGCTTGCGCGAGGTGAGCAGAACGTCGTTCTACGAGGAGACGCGGCAGTTCCAGCAGGACCTGCTCCGCCGTGAGCTGAAGGCGAATGATTGGAACGTGATCGAGGTGGCGCGAAAGCTCGACCTCCCCCGCTCGCACCTCTACAACCTCATCCAGACTTTGGGGCTGACCCGGCCGTAG
- a CDS encoding DUF3857 and transglutaminase domain-containing protein, with protein sequence MTTLLFAAATDPGLFSGSLIWILVILFGLFKHREALQEASTNRKAIYSLVAVEIAALVMLVSRVLKPMFDGPLGAALVPLVAFVLLLLGLFLAVTSLIELRSDKERWLKGRSHAGWATALSVLLLGSMGFGFFNALSRRDEIPADYRAEKPEEGIRDEAFNFAFRHPGKPWMTINAPRLNTLAKFAMARGGKSQMFFIIIPEKSADGEAPGGEESTELIADVVAANLEGGLGPVEKLSREPHAVGELKGIRMRTRANHKQMQLTYVQWVYSHEGYAYQLMAWGSTKNEKELFEEADRLFSHFSMVDPQRKATPDAAAASPLTGHSTEYGYSVELDGRLWARPTNLATEFPEADFGAISDNASVVVVPIWLFGEEPSPDALAHGLLSVLNVDSDEAAVRNAHEVTTGKLSGRAFTYEAQNEEGAVDEYELRVFRDGDMAYLLAGWWVKNQPTLGTRVRSALDAVQLSAPSTAPRAAAVGKASATTHARVFNSIAMYHADREDLAAALPFFKRAFELEPGDPVLLINTVAGYSAAGQYEEGLALINAHAKRFRGELRLESWRAWLLVRSGREAEGFQTYASIFPARLTNETHLGRYLSLLEEKGRVALALQVIQQYRKRADSTSVTLMHADILRRKGVPAQAAALLRQRQKREGYTLEIAEALADTWLEARKPKLALDIAEEMVSKSAQSPKGYQVRARAEYALKRYAEAKSSLEKALELEPSSANTRQFLEHVSGTLGQGVNSVLKTPIEEVALPPDLLVRRDKPAGAPGHNGQYLLRATAISFVKGKELRITDVRRVQVHNAAGVERFNTFEFELNPLSEEIFVNRVEVRDERGRVVAKGKVEDCYVSDKASAQQGTQRRTLVVPVPGLKPGHTVDVVVTRRDLTPPQSMRFLEQDFSASIPTSRAVLYVRGDVDAMKWRASPGIKPFQAPDAWTFVVEQPALYREEGMQPDHQEYLPMAWLAPVGTTWEAEGTDYLKSIAAQLAPASTVKALAATEGGTSKDEATRAAALARWVQKSLTYRGILFGARARIPHAVDEILGNRTGDCKDHSLLLHQLLGAVGIASQLALVRTGGPLVADTPSLDQFDHMVVYLPTVGGGTFVDATNKSIAPMSSGEIGLGGREALVLEGTKSRLVRIPQSPPSHVRAERHVRLQGTTLHVKEQVTMKGGHASGLRYYLSSEEPSERAELMASMMGGSQAGVSVTRLEAPDLDEPERPLTLNIEYVVRGRFASAGGGIVGQLPSPWEHNFLGLRETERRDSPFEVRAPLVIESVTHFEVPSGQGLTAQDLKERSDTTDYAEWRLASRLADGVLTRDFRIQRAKGRYDASRYPAYKDAVQAALGALEERVSLRGPASAAVQE encoded by the coding sequence ATGACCACCCTGCTCTTCGCCGCGGCGACGGATCCTGGCCTGTTCTCCGGCAGTCTCATCTGGATCCTTGTCATCCTCTTCGGCCTCTTCAAACACCGGGAGGCACTTCAAGAAGCCTCCACGAACCGCAAGGCGATCTATTCGCTGGTGGCCGTGGAGATCGCCGCGCTGGTGATGCTCGTCTCACGCGTGCTCAAGCCCATGTTCGATGGCCCTTTGGGGGCCGCCCTGGTGCCACTGGTCGCATTCGTTCTCTTGCTGCTGGGGCTGTTCCTCGCCGTCACCAGCCTGATTGAACTCCGCTCCGACAAGGAACGGTGGCTGAAGGGACGCTCGCACGCGGGGTGGGCCACCGCGCTCTCGGTCCTCCTCCTCGGTAGCATGGGATTCGGCTTCTTCAACGCCCTCTCACGCCGGGATGAAATCCCGGCGGATTACCGGGCGGAGAAGCCCGAGGAGGGCATCCGCGACGAGGCGTTCAACTTTGCATTCCGGCATCCAGGCAAGCCCTGGATGACGATCAACGCCCCACGGCTCAACACGCTTGCGAAGTTCGCCATGGCGCGCGGTGGCAAGAGCCAGATGTTCTTCATCATCATCCCGGAGAAGTCCGCGGACGGGGAAGCGCCTGGCGGAGAGGAGAGCACCGAGCTCATCGCGGACGTCGTGGCCGCCAACCTCGAGGGTGGCCTGGGCCCGGTCGAAAAACTGTCGCGCGAACCCCATGCCGTCGGTGAGCTGAAGGGCATCCGCATGCGCACCCGCGCCAATCACAAGCAGATGCAGTTGACCTACGTGCAATGGGTCTACTCACACGAAGGGTACGCCTATCAGCTCATGGCTTGGGGAAGCACGAAGAACGAGAAGGAGCTCTTCGAGGAGGCGGACCGCCTGTTCTCCCATTTCTCCATGGTGGATCCCCAGCGCAAGGCCACTCCCGACGCCGCGGCCGCAAGCCCTCTGACGGGGCACTCCACGGAGTATGGATACTCCGTCGAGTTGGACGGGCGGCTCTGGGCACGGCCCACCAACCTCGCGACGGAGTTTCCTGAAGCGGACTTCGGCGCGATCAGTGACAACGCGAGCGTGGTCGTCGTCCCCATCTGGCTCTTCGGCGAGGAGCCCTCTCCAGACGCCCTGGCCCACGGCCTGCTGAGCGTCCTCAACGTCGACTCTGACGAAGCCGCGGTCCGCAATGCCCACGAGGTCACCACGGGCAAACTCTCTGGCCGGGCCTTCACCTACGAGGCACAGAACGAAGAGGGAGCGGTCGACGAGTATGAGCTGCGCGTGTTCCGGGACGGAGACATGGCGTACCTGCTCGCCGGATGGTGGGTGAAGAACCAGCCCACGCTCGGGACCCGCGTCCGCTCGGCGCTGGATGCCGTCCAGCTCAGCGCCCCTTCGACAGCGCCCCGTGCCGCGGCGGTGGGCAAGGCCTCCGCGACCACCCACGCGAGGGTCTTCAACAGCATCGCGATGTACCACGCCGACAGGGAGGACCTCGCCGCGGCCCTCCCCTTCTTCAAGCGCGCCTTCGAACTGGAGCCCGGAGACCCGGTGCTGCTCATCAACACCGTGGCCGGGTACAGCGCCGCGGGGCAGTACGAAGAGGGGCTTGCGCTCATCAACGCCCACGCGAAACGGTTCCGGGGGGAGCTGCGGCTGGAATCCTGGCGGGCCTGGCTGCTCGTGCGCAGCGGCCGCGAGGCCGAGGGGTTTCAAACCTACGCCTCGATTTTTCCAGCCCGCCTCACCAACGAGACCCACCTGGGCCGGTATCTCTCGCTGCTCGAGGAGAAGGGCCGTGTCGCGCTGGCGCTCCAGGTCATCCAGCAATACCGGAAGCGAGCCGACTCCACGAGCGTCACGCTCATGCATGCGGACATCCTGCGGCGCAAGGGCGTCCCCGCGCAGGCCGCCGCGCTCCTGCGTCAGCGACAGAAGCGCGAGGGCTACACCCTGGAGATTGCCGAAGCCCTGGCGGACACGTGGTTGGAGGCCAGGAAGCCCAAGCTCGCCCTGGACATCGCCGAGGAGATGGTCAGCAAGTCAGCGCAGTCCCCCAAGGGCTACCAGGTCCGGGCCCGCGCCGAGTACGCGCTCAAGCGCTATGCGGAGGCCAAGTCCTCCCTTGAGAAGGCGCTCGAACTGGAGCCCTCTTCCGCGAACACGCGCCAGTTTCTCGAGCATGTGTCCGGCACGCTGGGCCAGGGGGTGAACTCGGTGCTCAAGACGCCCATCGAGGAGGTCGCGCTGCCACCAGACCTGCTTGTCCGGAGAGACAAGCCCGCCGGGGCGCCAGGCCACAATGGCCAGTACCTCCTGCGGGCCACCGCCATCTCCTTCGTGAAGGGAAAGGAGCTGCGCATCACCGACGTGCGCCGGGTCCAGGTGCACAACGCGGCGGGCGTGGAGCGCTTCAACACCTTCGAGTTCGAGCTCAACCCACTGTCGGAGGAGATCTTCGTCAACCGGGTGGAAGTCCGGGATGAGCGGGGCCGCGTGGTGGCCAAGGGCAAGGTGGAGGACTGCTACGTCTCCGACAAGGCTTCCGCGCAGCAGGGCACCCAGCGCCGCACCCTGGTGGTGCCCGTGCCGGGCCTGAAGCCCGGGCACACCGTGGACGTGGTGGTCACCCGGCGCGACCTCACGCCGCCACAGTCCATGCGCTTCCTCGAACAGGACTTCTCCGCGAGCATCCCCACGTCACGCGCCGTGCTCTACGTCCGCGGCGACGTGGACGCGATGAAGTGGCGAGCCTCGCCCGGCATCAAGCCCTTCCAGGCGCCTGATGCATGGACCTTTGTCGTCGAGCAGCCCGCCCTCTACCGCGAGGAGGGCATGCAGCCCGACCACCAGGAGTACCTGCCCATGGCGTGGCTGGCCCCCGTCGGCACGACGTGGGAGGCCGAGGGAACCGACTACCTGAAGTCCATTGCCGCGCAGCTCGCGCCCGCGTCCACCGTGAAAGCCCTGGCCGCAACGGAGGGTGGGACGTCCAAGGATGAAGCGACGCGTGCCGCCGCGCTGGCGCGGTGGGTCCAGAAGAGCCTGACCTACCGGGGAATCCTCTTCGGCGCCCGGGCCCGCATTCCGCATGCTGTGGACGAAATCCTCGGCAACCGCACGGGCGACTGCAAGGACCACTCCCTCCTGCTGCACCAGTTGCTCGGCGCCGTCGGGATTGCATCGCAACTGGCGCTGGTGCGGACGGGGGGCCCTCTCGTCGCGGACACGCCATCGTTGGACCAGTTCGACCACATGGTCGTCTACCTGCCGACGGTGGGTGGAGGCACCTTCGTGGATGCGACGAACAAGTCCATCGCGCCCATGAGTAGCGGGGAGATTGGGCTGGGCGGCCGGGAAGCGTTGGTGCTGGAGGGTACGAAATCCCGGCTCGTGCGCATCCCCCAATCTCCCCCGAGCCACGTCCGCGCCGAACGCCACGTCCGCCTCCAGGGGACGACGCTGCACGTGAAGGAGCAGGTGACGATGAAGGGAGGCCATGCCTCCGGCCTGCGCTACTACCTCTCCAGCGAAGAGCCCTCCGAGCGCGCGGAGTTGATGGCCTCCATGATGGGAGGCTCCCAGGCAGGCGTGAGCGTCACCCGACTGGAGGCTCCCGACCTGGATGAGCCCGAGCGCCCGCTGACCTTGAACATCGAATACGTCGTGCGCGGCCGCTTCGCCTCCGCGGGTGGCGGTATCGTGGGGCAGCTGCCCTCGCCCTGGGAGCACAACTTCCTGGGCCTCCGGGAGACGGAGCGACGCGACTCTCCCTTTGAAGTGAGGGCGCCCCTCGTCATCGAGAGCGTGACCCATTTCGAGGTGCCCTCGGGACAGGGCCTTACGGCGCAGGACCTGAAGGAGCGCTCCGACACCACGGATTACGCGGAGTGGAGGCTGGCGTCCCGACTGGCCGATGGCGTGCTCACGCGAGACTTCCGCATCCAACGGGCGAAGGGGCGCTACGACGCCTCCAGGTACCCCGCGTACAAGGACGCCGTGCAGGCCGCGCTTGGGGCCCTGGAGGAACGCGTATCGCTGCGTGGGCCCGCGTCCGCGGCCGTCCAGGAGTAG
- a CDS encoding metallophosphoesterase produces the protein MVVVCVAGVLSGCTSTRIVSTGSVRTGIQLGAVPAPLPLDVLVVADNQQHNVLGGKLRSMSWWTERFVTSVAVRSPAVNLWSHHVLERFVEDARTDGLKLVLHLGDATDIACSGEFDVFVRSMQRATGNSIPWLMAPGNHDSALAGNINSYISKPPEQAFSDAYGDENFSWSGACATPDGKSEALTKELLVRAYRRGLEAQGITFTPAPPDTLKDDAENCALWVGRAADATSPLGRMEFQAVHRDCTRVGDAQDGYSGNVKAFIAQRLKLPGEATALLIDSSDTGLARATPYGFLVRNPALNGDVSDAQREAIRYLLGPQGNSAPLVVFAHSPWAEMKEGARDFLMEVGAMAFFSAHTHLRSSVLLHRTGHAERGLLELNVGSIVDWPIQALRASFALPRDAKGASPLHVQWRALGSLEGDQQPAWMARCISDRTHHRGAETYQRYLHADDPLGPLQRTVWTAEQVLLEAAPTPVVQPSAGIVTNVTARWRQMAELSARIDRLEALMSTDANARDYAVCQAYWAAEATRFEASVGERARAKGPASHLASEVSSAVLTPVTLPSPAAPVPPR, from the coding sequence ATGGTTGTGGTCTGCGTGGCAGGAGTCCTGAGCGGCTGTACCAGTACCCGCATCGTCAGCACGGGCTCGGTTCGAACCGGTATTCAGCTCGGCGCGGTGCCGGCGCCGCTCCCGCTCGACGTGCTGGTGGTAGCGGACAATCAGCAGCACAACGTCCTCGGCGGGAAGCTGCGTTCGATGAGTTGGTGGACGGAGCGCTTCGTCACCAGCGTCGCGGTGCGGTCCCCCGCGGTGAACCTCTGGAGCCACCATGTGCTCGAGCGCTTCGTCGAGGACGCGCGGACGGACGGGCTGAAGCTGGTCCTCCATCTGGGGGATGCAACCGACATCGCCTGCTCCGGTGAGTTCGACGTCTTCGTGCGCTCCATGCAGCGCGCCACTGGCAACTCCATTCCGTGGCTGATGGCGCCCGGCAACCATGACTCGGCGCTCGCCGGCAACATCAACAGCTACATCTCGAAGCCCCCGGAGCAGGCCTTCTCCGACGCGTACGGCGACGAGAACTTCTCGTGGTCAGGCGCCTGCGCGACGCCGGATGGCAAGTCGGAGGCGCTAACCAAGGAGCTGCTGGTGCGGGCGTACCGACGGGGGCTGGAGGCGCAGGGCATCACCTTTACCCCGGCGCCCCCGGACACGCTGAAGGACGACGCGGAGAACTGCGCTCTCTGGGTGGGGCGAGCTGCTGACGCAACGAGCCCGCTCGGCCGCATGGAGTTCCAGGCTGTGCACCGCGACTGCACGCGTGTGGGCGACGCGCAGGACGGGTACAGCGGCAATGTCAAGGCGTTCATTGCGCAGCGGCTGAAGCTCCCGGGCGAGGCCACTGCGCTGCTCATCGACTCCAGTGATACGGGGCTCGCGCGGGCGACGCCCTACGGTTTTCTGGTTCGCAACCCGGCGTTGAACGGTGACGTGAGCGACGCACAACGCGAAGCCATCCGCTACCTGCTCGGGCCGCAGGGAAATAGCGCGCCCCTCGTCGTCTTCGCGCATTCTCCATGGGCGGAGATGAAGGAGGGCGCGCGCGACTTCCTCATGGAGGTCGGCGCGATGGCATTCTTCTCGGCGCACACGCACCTACGCTCCTCGGTCCTGCTTCACCGGACGGGCCACGCGGAGCGCGGGCTCCTGGAACTCAACGTCGGATCCATCGTGGACTGGCCCATCCAGGCGCTGCGCGCGAGCTTCGCCTTGCCGCGCGATGCCAAGGGCGCCAGCCCACTGCACGTTCAATGGCGCGCCCTCGGATCGCTTGAGGGAGACCAGCAGCCCGCCTGGATGGCCCGGTGCATCAGCGACCGCACCCACCACCGCGGCGCCGAGACCTACCAGCGCTACCTGCATGCGGATGACCCGCTGGGGCCGCTGCAGCGCACGGTATGGACCGCGGAGCAGGTGCTGCTCGAGGCCGCTCCAACGCCCGTGGTGCAGCCGTCTGCGGGAATCGTCACAAACGTCACCGCGCGATGGAGGCAGATGGCCGAACTGAGCGCTCGCATCGACCGGCTCGAGGCACTCATGAGTACCGATGCGAACGCGCGTGACTACGCGGTCTGCCAAGCCTACTGGGCCGCCGAGGCTACCCGGTTCGAAGCCTCGGTGGGCGAGCGCGCGCGCGCGAAGGGGCCAGCGAGCCACCTCGCCAGCGAGGTGTCATCAGCCGTGCTGACGCCCGTGACGCTCCCATCGCCGGCCGCTCCCGTTCCTCCACGGTAG